The following are encoded in a window of Flavobacterium psychrotrophum genomic DNA:
- a CDS encoding sugar phosphate isomerase/epimerase family protein has translation MNRRLFIKNTATAGFALHFLGSKFIPDIFSVDDTSKPFFKLSLAQWSLHDAIFSGRLDALDFPKKAKQLGFGAVEYVSQFYNKQAEDATAFKKLIGELKTQSNSEGVRNVLIMVDGEGALAAADEIERNHAVANHRKWVDAAATLGCHSIRVNLYGGPEHDTAAWKTASADGLTKLCTYAATQKLNVIVENHGGLSSNAALLSDVMQLVNLKNCGTLPDFGNFCIQRQDNGTSSNACINEYDRYKGVTEMMPFAKGVSAKSYDFDSTGNETTIDYLRMLKIVKSSGYTGHIGIEYEGQRLGEEEGIIATRELLMRVAKEIK, from the coding sequence ATGAACCGACGCCTCTTTATAAAAAATACTGCCACAGCGGGTTTTGCCTTACACTTTTTAGGCAGTAAATTTATTCCTGATATTTTTTCTGTGGATGATACCTCAAAACCATTTTTTAAACTTTCGCTTGCGCAATGGTCTTTGCACGATGCTATTTTTTCCGGCAGGCTGGATGCACTCGATTTCCCAAAGAAAGCAAAGCAACTGGGCTTCGGGGCTGTAGAATATGTGTCGCAGTTTTACAACAAACAGGCCGAAGATGCCACAGCTTTCAAAAAGCTTATAGGCGAACTCAAAACCCAGAGTAACAGCGAGGGCGTGCGCAATGTACTTATTATGGTAGATGGCGAAGGAGCTTTGGCAGCCGCCGATGAAATTGAACGTAACCATGCCGTAGCTAACCACCGCAAATGGGTAGATGCCGCTGCCACATTGGGTTGCCACAGCATACGCGTTAATCTTTATGGTGGGCCTGAGCATGACACAGCAGCCTGGAAAACAGCATCTGCCGACGGGCTCACAAAATTGTGTACCTATGCCGCTACCCAAAAACTAAATGTAATTGTTGAGAACCACGGTGGCCTGAGCAGCAATGCTGCCCTACTGAGCGATGTGATGCAGCTGGTAAACCTTAAGAACTGTGGTACCCTGCCAGACTTTGGTAACTTTTGCATTCAGCGTCAAGATAATGGTACGTCATCAAACGCCTGTATTAATGAATACGACCGCTACAAGGGCGTTACAGAGATGATGCCGTTTGCAAAGGGTGTTAGTGCTAAGAGTTATGATTTTGACAGCACTGGAAATGAAACTACTATAGATTACCTGCGGATGCTGAAAATAGTTAAGTCATCGGGGTATACCGGGCATATTGGCATTGAGTATGAGGGGCAAAGACTTGGTGAAGAAGAGGGGATTATAGCTACAAGGGAGCTGCTGATGAGGGTAGCTAAAGAGATTAAATAA
- a CDS encoding Gfo/Idh/MocA family protein yields the protein MSNDIKVIRWGIIGCGDVTERKSGPAYQKVEGFALKAVMRRDASKAADYAQRHNVEKYYADAELLINDPEIDAIYIATPPDSHKHYALKVAAAGKPCCIEKPMAPTWQECLDICKSFEDKGVALFVAYYRRSLPRFLKVKEWIDNGAIGVVRHISWKLMRTPSPRDLSGEYNWRTDAAIATGGYFDDLASHGLDLFTYLLGNITDVNGLNLNQQGLYTAKDALVANWLHSSNVTGSGNWNFGAYEREDKVTIYGSKGTITFAVFDEVPLLLSTANGNEEVVIAHPENIQLYHVQNMRDHLNGSELHPSTGATAAHTSWVMDKISGNL from the coding sequence ATGAGCAACGATATAAAAGTTATCCGTTGGGGTATCATTGGCTGTGGCGATGTAACCGAACGTAAAAGTGGGCCGGCCTATCAAAAAGTTGAAGGCTTTGCGCTAAAAGCAGTTATGCGACGCGATGCTTCTAAAGCTGCTGATTATGCGCAGCGGCATAATGTAGAGAAGTATTACGCTGACGCAGAGTTGCTTATAAACGACCCTGAAATAGATGCCATTTATATAGCCACCCCGCCCGATAGCCACAAGCACTATGCTCTTAAGGTTGCTGCCGCAGGTAAGCCCTGTTGTATAGAAAAGCCTATGGCGCCCACCTGGCAGGAGTGCCTGGATATTTGCAAGTCCTTTGAAGATAAGGGTGTTGCGCTGTTTGTGGCTTATTACAGGAGGTCACTTCCACGCTTTTTAAAAGTTAAAGAATGGATAGATAACGGAGCAATAGGAGTAGTGCGCCATATTAGCTGGAAACTGATGCGAACACCTTCACCCAGAGACCTTTCCGGAGAGTATAACTGGCGTACAGATGCTGCCATTGCCACAGGTGGCTACTTTGACGACTTGGCCAGTCATGGGCTCGACCTGTTTACCTACTTATTGGGTAATATTACTGATGTTAACGGGCTCAACCTCAATCAGCAAGGGTTGTATACTGCTAAAGATGCACTTGTGGCTAACTGGCTGCACAGTAGCAATGTTACGGGTTCCGGAAACTGGAATTTCGGGGCTTATGAGCGTGAAGATAAGGTTACCATATATGGTAGTAAAGGCACAATAACCTTTGCCGTATTTGACGAGGTACCGCTGCTGCTTTCAACCGCTAACGGTAACGAAGAGGTGGTAATAGCACATCCTGAAAACATACAGCTATACCATGTGCAAAATATGCGCGATCATTTGAATGGTAGTGAGTTACACCCGTCTACCGGAGCAACTGCTGCGCACACCAGCTGGGTCATGGATAAGATATCCGGAAATTTATAG
- a CDS encoding T9SS type A sorting domain-containing protein, with the protein MKRTLLSGLLLFAAGIANAQLADGSAAPDFTVNDINGVSRSLYADYLNQGKTVIIDISATWCGPCWNYHNSHALEDMYQAYGADGSNEVAILFIEGDRTTSVQSLYGTNAASDTSTTQGNWVANTPYPIIDDGTGAIARAYSVPYFPTVYKICPDGTTKLMNPTGVGAPSAATLKTSINSTCQTLTGLSDYPVVAEANDLRLCEPNGVMKVKIKNYGANRITAATAVIEQNGAVVATKEYTGNLSQFSTSTITFNAADFNPSLPYVAKISNVNTVAPHSVSLAQKEFNVIVGHETGNRIEVRVYTDSYPKEIKWDIKNSANVIVASGGPYLGATGSAAGGADANTIKTSTFEIPEGTIDCYKLTLTDTYGDGWALGSQEFKGIRLYNNGNLIDEFAADHGFASEPINAAFKTNGTLSTVRNEQVKFALYPNPTTGILNISTTENVSISIADITGKTVYSAGNLVNGSSINLSNLQKGIYIAQVKGTATNTTQKIVIE; encoded by the coding sequence ATGAAAAGAACTTTACTATCAGGCTTACTATTATTTGCTGCCGGCATAGCAAACGCACAGCTTGCAGATGGCAGTGCCGCACCGGACTTTACGGTTAACGACATCAATGGGGTATCGCGCAGCCTTTATGCCGATTACCTAAATCAGGGAAAAACTGTAATTATTGACATTTCGGCAACGTGGTGTGGCCCGTGCTGGAACTACCATAACAGCCATGCCCTTGAAGATATGTACCAGGCTTATGGAGCAGACGGATCTAATGAGGTAGCAATATTGTTTATTGAAGGAGACAGGACTACATCTGTACAAAGTTTATATGGCACAAACGCCGCTTCAGACACAAGTACTACACAGGGTAACTGGGTAGCAAACACACCTTACCCCATTATTGACGATGGTACAGGAGCAATTGCAAGAGCATATAGTGTCCCATATTTCCCTACAGTATATAAAATATGCCCGGATGGTACTACCAAGCTAATGAACCCTACAGGCGTAGGAGCACCTAGCGCGGCTACCTTAAAAACGAGCATTAACAGCACCTGCCAAACGCTTACGGGCTTATCTGACTACCCTGTAGTAGCAGAGGCTAATGACCTTAGGCTTTGTGAACCAAACGGTGTAATGAAAGTAAAAATAAAAAACTATGGTGCTAACAGGATTACGGCTGCCACAGCAGTAATTGAACAAAATGGCGCGGTAGTAGCTACAAAAGAATATACAGGAAACCTGTCGCAGTTTAGCACTTCAACCATTACATTTAACGCTGCCGACTTTAACCCCAGCCTGCCGTATGTAGCTAAAATTTCGAATGTTAACACCGTTGCACCACACAGTGTTAGCCTTGCGCAAAAAGAGTTTAACGTTATAGTAGGCCATGAAACCGGAAACCGTATAGAGGTAAGAGTATATACAGACAGTTATCCGAAAGAAATAAAATGGGATATAAAGAATAGTGCAAATGTTATTGTAGCTTCTGGCGGGCCTTACCTTGGTGCAACGGGCAGTGCAGCGGGCGGTGCAGATGCTAATACAATAAAAACATCAACCTTTGAAATTCCTGAAGGAACAATTGATTGTTACAAACTTACACTTACTGATACTTATGGCGATGGCTGGGCTCTTGGCTCGCAAGAATTTAAGGGTATAAGGCTTTACAACAATGGCAATCTTATAGACGAATTTGCCGCAGATCACGGATTTGCATCTGAACCTATAAATGCTGCATTTAAAACAAATGGCACACTTAGTACAGTAAGAAACGAGCAGGTTAAATTTGCTCTATACCCTAACCCTACTACAGGCATACTAAATATAAGCACTACCGAGAATGTAAGCATTAGCATTGCAGATATTACAGGAAAAACAGTGTACAGCGCCGGCAACCTTGTTAACGGAAGCAGCATTAACCTGAGCAACCTTCAAAAAGGTATTTATATAGCACAGGTAAAAGGCACTGCTACTAATACAACACAAAAAATAGTGATTGAATAG
- a CDS encoding TonB-dependent receptor, with product MKKLFKKASEPLSHLAAKPLFLLITTLLSSVAFAQQPATAQDSINKLDEVLVQAVRVNTNTPVTFSNITKAELAPRNLGQDIPLLLNYLPSVVTTTDAGNGIGYSSIRVRGADASRINVTLNGIPYNDAESHGTFWVNMGDFASSAENIQLQRGVGTSTNGAGAFGASLNVLTDAFQKKAGGEISNSFGSYNSRKHTVKFSTGLIDNHFEIAGRLSNIESDGYIDRASSSLKSYFLQGTYVGTTTLIKAIAFGGSQQTYQAWNGIDAATMKENRRANSSGYYTDDAGVVHFYKNENDNYWQDQYQLHWNEKWAENWSTNVAAFYTKGRGYYENYRDDADLPAYGIQPLSVNGQDISVADIITQKWLDNDFYGTTFSAVYNKNKLNVIVGGGANKYEGSHFGKAIWSQYSASVRPDDRYYDNSASKTDFNIFAKANYAIGSSLSLFGDMQYRAVHYKADNVTEDNTSVVPADDTFNFFNPKAGLTYTVNDNNSIYFSYARGNKEPRRADYENGSTKPESLNDFELGWRFKKNRSTLSINGYYMRYKDQLVLTGAINDVGSPVYANSGDSYRAGIEADASIYATDFLIIKPNIAISTNKNIDFYNETESGTVNAGDTQIAFSPSVIAGNQLIFVPFKNFQAALLSKYVGEQYMDNLETSGSKLKDYFINDINVSYEFKNISVFKSIVLSGLVNNITDKKYISNGYMYGADPYYYPQATRNFLVGATLKF from the coding sequence ATGAAAAAATTATTTAAAAAAGCTTCTGAGCCACTTAGCCATTTAGCCGCTAAGCCATTATTTCTTCTTATAACAACACTTTTATCGTCGGTGGCTTTTGCGCAACAGCCCGCTACGGCTCAAGACAGTATTAATAAGCTGGACGAGGTACTGGTACAGGCCGTGCGTGTAAATACAAACACACCTGTTACTTTTAGCAACATTACTAAAGCAGAACTTGCCCCGCGCAATCTGGGGCAGGACATCCCGCTGCTTTTAAACTACCTGCCCAGTGTTGTTACCACTACAGATGCCGGTAATGGCATAGGTTATAGCAGCATACGTGTGCGTGGCGCCGATGCCAGCCGCATAAACGTAACGCTTAACGGCATACCGTATAATGATGCCGAATCGCACGGTACTTTTTGGGTAAACATGGGCGACTTTGCATCGAGTGCAGAGAACATTCAGCTACAGCGCGGTGTAGGTACCAGTACAAACGGTGCAGGTGCTTTTGGCGCAAGCCTTAACGTACTTACTGATGCGTTCCAGAAAAAAGCGGGTGGCGAAATATCCAACTCCTTTGGAAGTTACAATTCGCGCAAGCACACCGTTAAATTCAGCACCGGGCTTATAGACAACCATTTTGAAATTGCAGGACGCCTTTCTAACATTGAAAGTGATGGTTATATAGACAGGGCTTCGAGCAGCCTGAAATCTTATTTTTTACAGGGTACTTATGTGGGCACTACAACATTAATAAAAGCAATTGCCTTTGGCGGAAGCCAGCAAACATACCAGGCCTGGAATGGTATTGATGCGGCAACCATGAAAGAGAACCGCAGGGCTAACTCTTCTGGCTATTATACTGATGATGCAGGTGTTGTTCATTTTTATAAAAATGAAAACGACAACTACTGGCAGGATCAGTACCAGTTGCACTGGAATGAAAAATGGGCTGAAAACTGGAGCACTAACGTTGCCGCTTTTTATACTAAAGGCCGTGGATACTATGAAAACTATCGCGATGATGCCGACCTGCCGGCATATGGCATACAGCCGTTAAGTGTTAACGGACAAGATATAAGCGTAGCTGACATTATTACCCAAAAATGGCTGGACAACGATTTTTACGGAACAACCTTTTCTGCTGTTTACAACAAAAATAAACTGAACGTTATAGTAGGCGGCGGTGCCAATAAGTATGAAGGGTCGCATTTTGGTAAAGCCATCTGGTCGCAGTATTCGGCTTCGGTAAGGCCGGATGACCGTTATTATGACAACAGCGCCAGCAAGACCGATTTCAATATTTTTGCTAAGGCTAACTATGCTATAGGCAGCAGCCTTAGCCTATTTGGAGATATGCAATACCGCGCTGTACATTATAAAGCTGATAATGTTACTGAAGATAATACAAGTGTAGTTCCGGCAGATGACACCTTTAACTTTTTTAATCCTAAGGCAGGACTTACCTATACCGTTAACGATAATAACAGTATTTACTTTAGCTATGCCCGTGGCAATAAAGAACCCCGCAGGGCAGATTATGAAAATGGCAGCACTAAACCCGAATCTTTAAATGATTTTGAGCTTGGCTGGAGGTTTAAAAAGAACCGCAGTACCCTGAGCATTAACGGTTATTATATGCGCTATAAAGACCAACTTGTACTTACCGGTGCCATTAATGATGTGGGCAGCCCTGTTTATGCTAACAGCGGCGACAGCTACCGTGCGGGTATTGAGGCCGATGCCAGTATTTATGCAACTGACTTTCTTATCATAAAGCCTAACATTGCAATAAGTACTAACAAAAATATTGATTTTTATAACGAAACAGAAAGCGGTACTGTAAACGCAGGCGATACTCAAATTGCATTTTCGCCATCGGTAATTGCCGGTAACCAACTGATATTCGTTCCGTTTAAAAACTTCCAGGCAGCATTGCTTTCTAAATATGTAGGCGAGCAGTATATGGATAACCTTGAAACATCGGGCAGTAAACTGAAAGATTATTTTATAAATGATATCAATGTTTCTTACGAGTTTAAAAACATATCGGTATTCAAATCGATTGTTTTAAGCGGGCTTGTAAATAACATTACAGATAAAAAGTATATTTCTAACGGATATATGTATGGAGCTGATCCTTATTATTATCCGCAGGCTACCCGCAACTTTTTAGTGGGGGCCACGCTTAAGTTTTAA
- a CDS encoding T9SS type A sorting domain-containing protein, whose translation MKKIILIAALALSALTQAQQISVVRPGGAELHDGDTFITNSIVSTGSPENKLRFRVTNLTEDELNVGVKVLGFSSNVDGSHVQLCFDTCLYEIWPNLIIPAATLDAGATTPSTDDHFWNFNAGTDGQPVTYHLAFVKGTKNEDGDFTETEELLDFTYTYDSTASINTLDGLQQMGVTLQNTVIKNALNITATQNAGLQILDINGKVVKTASVKTGAQAVDLSAFTTGVYFARFTTAANKTATVKIVKN comes from the coding sequence ATGAAAAAAATTATCCTTATCGCGGCACTGGCACTAAGTGCCCTTACACAGGCACAACAAATATCAGTAGTAAGGCCGGGCGGCGCAGAACTGCATGATGGCGATACCTTTATTACTAACAGCATTGTTTCTACAGGCAGTCCTGAAAACAAACTACGTTTTAGGGTTACAAACCTTACCGAAGATGAGCTTAATGTAGGTGTAAAAGTATTAGGTTTTAGCAGCAATGTAGACGGCTCGCACGTGCAGCTTTGTTTTGACACCTGCCTTTATGAAATTTGGCCTAACCTTATTATACCTGCGGCAACGTTAGATGCAGGCGCAACTACACCGTCTACTGACGACCACTTCTGGAATTTTAATGCCGGTACAGATGGCCAGCCGGTAACCTACCATCTTGCTTTTGTAAAAGGCACTAAAAATGAAGACGGAGATTTTACAGAAACCGAAGAGCTTTTAGACTTTACCTATACATATGACAGTACCGCAAGCATTAACACCCTGGATGGGCTTCAGCAAATGGGCGTTACACTGCAAAATACAGTAATAAAAAATGCGCTTAACATTACCGCTACCCAAAATGCAGGCCTGCAAATACTTGACATTAACGGAAAAGTAGTAAAAACGGCGAGCGTAAAAACAGGAGCCCAGGCAGTAGACCTTTCAGCATTTACAACAGGTGTTTACTTTGCACGTTTTACAACGGCAGCAAATAAAACTGCTACCGTTAAGATCGTTAAAAACTAA
- a CDS encoding TlpA family protein disulfide reductase, which translates to MKKLLMLLLLISAGAYAQKEMPNVSIKSVSNKSYNVKTDFAEKDKLYVFSFWATWCVPCINELDAINEHYAEWSKELNMEVVAISIDDARTQKRVKPLLNGKKWPYEVLLDANQDLKRALAIANVPYTIVVKNKKVVYIHNGYSQGAENELYEKLKQL; encoded by the coding sequence ATGAAAAAGCTTTTAATGTTGCTGCTCCTGATTTCTGCAGGTGCTTATGCCCAAAAAGAAATGCCTAACGTTTCTATCAAATCTGTTAGTAATAAAAGCTATAACGTAAAGACAGACTTTGCTGAGAAAGACAAGCTGTATGTGTTTTCATTCTGGGCTACCTGGTGTGTGCCCTGTATTAATGAGCTTGATGCTATTAACGAGCATTATGCCGAATGGAGCAAAGAACTTAATATGGAGGTTGTAGCCATATCTATAGATGACGCACGCACACAAAAAAGGGTAAAGCCACTGCTAAATGGCAAAAAATGGCCTTATGAAGTGTTACTGGATGCTAACCAGGACCTAAAAAGGGCGCTGGCAATAGCTAATGTACCCTACACCATAGTAGTTAAAAATAAAAAAGTGGTGTACATACACAATGGCTATAGCCAGGGTGCTGAAAATGAACTTTATGAAAAACTGAAGCAGCTTTAA
- a CDS encoding DUF6029 family protein: MKKLLWLLPMFAVAPLFAQETDSIPEKKDYGRVYGGFESNSQWYLNDKGTGVNQDTDPINGKPIRSNSYLLVNYQYKGFSAGVQGEAYEPNALLNYNPGFKGTNVGTWYAAYKTDKFEITGGYFYEQFGSGMLFRAWEDRALGINTALRGGRIVYRPSDNVRFTALYGRQRTGFDVARGDIYGFDSDFNLSKLFKFEVSDLSFGASYIGRYEKLPESIAGFDALTNAVGARFNFIHNSFYLSGEYDYKQKDGVLNVQNLIDPGFIKPGNAILLNFGYSKEGLGIDATLRRTENFKFLSEREPVSYDINSSSLNYNDRVINFTPALTKQHHSNLANIYVYQAQSKVDFSTTSILKAGETGGQIDLFYDFAKDTPLGGKYGTKLAANLSSWYNLAGTYRLSPAYYDTKLFGVGEKYFSDYNVEVRKQFSESWHTAFYYMRQFYNKAWIEGGDKVNTNIVTGEATYNFTPNRSIRLEAEHMWADADKKNWAGATLELNIDDKYSFYVWDIYNYGNDDPNKQIHYYNVGGAYRIGATRIAANYGRQRGGLVCVGGVCRYVPESTGVSLQISTAF, encoded by the coding sequence ATGAAAAAACTATTATGGCTGCTGCCAATGTTTGCTGTAGCACCACTGTTTGCACAGGAAACCGATTCTATACCTGAGAAAAAAGATTATGGCCGTGTATATGGCGGTTTTGAAAGTAACTCGCAATGGTACCTTAATGATAAAGGCACGGGCGTAAACCAGGATACTGATCCTATAAATGGTAAGCCCATCAGGTCTAACAGCTACCTGCTTGTAAACTACCAGTATAAAGGCTTTAGCGCGGGTGTGCAGGGCGAAGCTTATGAGCCTAACGCATTGCTTAACTACAATCCCGGTTTTAAGGGCACTAATGTAGGTACATGGTATGCCGCTTATAAAACGGATAAATTTGAAATTACCGGTGGCTATTTTTATGAGCAGTTTGGCAGCGGTATGCTGTTTCGCGCGTGGGAAGACCGCGCCCTGGGTATAAATACTGCGCTACGTGGTGGCAGAATTGTTTACCGTCCCAGCGATAATGTAAGGTTTACCGCATTATATGGCCGCCAGCGTACCGGTTTTGATGTAGCCCGTGGCGATATTTATGGTTTTGACTCTGACTTCAACCTTAGTAAACTGTTTAAGTTTGAAGTGTCAGACCTTTCTTTTGGCGCAAGTTATATAGGGCGTTATGAGAAACTTCCCGAAAGTATTGCAGGCTTTGATGCCCTGACTAATGCTGTGGGAGCAAGGTTTAACTTTATACACAATTCATTTTACCTGAGCGGAGAGTATGATTATAAGCAAAAAGATGGTGTGCTTAATGTGCAAAACCTTATAGACCCCGGTTTTATTAAACCCGGCAATGCCATCTTGCTTAATTTTGGCTATTCTAAAGAAGGACTTGGTATAGATGCTACACTACGCCGTACAGAGAATTTTAAATTTTTGAGCGAGCGAGAACCCGTGTCTTACGACATTAACTCATCAAGCCTTAACTATAACGACAGGGTAATTAACTTTACACCGGCACTTACTAAACAACACCACAGTAACCTGGCTAACATTTATGTTTACCAGGCGCAAAGCAAAGTAGATTTTAGCACCACCAGCATATTAAAAGCGGGTGAAACCGGCGGACAGATAGACCTGTTTTATGACTTTGCAAAAGATACACCGCTGGGGGGCAAGTATGGTACTAAACTGGCCGCTAACCTTAGTAGCTGGTACAACCTTGCGGGTACTTACCGCCTTAGCCCCGCATATTATGATACTAAGCTTTTTGGTGTAGGTGAAAAATATTTTTCTGATTATAACGTAGAGGTGCGCAAACAGTTTAGCGAAAGCTGGCATACGGCATTTTACTACATGAGGCAGTTTTATAATAAGGCCTGGATAGAAGGTGGCGATAAGGTTAATACCAACATTGTTACCGGTGAGGCTACTTATAACTTTACACCAAACAGGTCGATACGCCTGGAGGCAGAGCACATGTGGGCCGATGCCGATAAAAAGAACTGGGCTGGTGCTACTCTAGAGCTTAATATAGACGATAAATACTCTTTTTATGTATGGGATATTTATAACTATGGTAATGACGACCCTAATAAGCAGATACATTACTATAACGTGGGCGGTGCCTACCGTATAGGTGCAACGCGCATTGCCGCAAATTATGGCCGCCAAAGGGGTGGGCTTGTTTGTGTGGGTGGTGTGTGCCGTTATGTGCCCGAAAGTACCGGTGTATCGTTACAAATAAGCACTGCATTTTAA
- a CDS encoding YqaE/Pmp3 family membrane protein: MRYVIAFFFPWLSLFFQGKILSGIICLILQITIIGWIPAFIWAVTSLNRMYADRRTSKIIRAMKRG, translated from the coding sequence ATGAGGTACGTAATTGCATTCTTTTTTCCGTGGCTGTCATTGTTCTTCCAGGGAAAAATACTTAGCGGCATCATTTGCCTTATACTCCAGATAACAATTATCGGTTGGATCCCCGCATTTATATGGGCGGTAACATCACTTAACCGCATGTATGCCGACAGGAGAACCAGCAAAATAATAAGGGCAATGAAAAGAGGATAA
- a CDS encoding AraC family transcriptional regulator: MKNLKPSFEVIEPSFGSSFTYTGYEQNANIKSHVWHYHPEVELVFVNGGSGKRQIGSHLSYYTDGDLILVGSHLPHCGFTDDTTGNRNETVIQMKPDFLGTTFMDLPETKSIQALFERARGGIAFGADTRYLVGERMEALAGQHPFERLMGFISILHDLEQADDYKVLNAEGFAIETHVQDNDRINMVFNYVKDNFREAIPLEDVAEIASMTVPSFCRYFKKMTRKTFVHFVNEYRVVHACKLLAEQPMSISEVCYESGFNNFSHFNKSFKEITGKSASQYRHELKAHIV, encoded by the coding sequence ATGAAAAACTTGAAGCCTTCCTTCGAAGTTATAGAGCCCTCTTTTGGTAGTTCTTTTACCTATACGGGTTATGAGCAAAATGCCAATATAAAATCGCATGTATGGCATTACCACCCTGAGGTTGAGCTGGTTTTTGTAAATGGCGGTTCGGGAAAGCGGCAAATAGGCAGCCACCTGTCTTATTATACCGATGGCGACCTTATACTCGTAGGCAGCCACCTGCCGCACTGTGGCTTTACCGATGATACTACGGGTAACCGTAACGAAACCGTAATACAGATGAAGCCTGATTTTTTAGGAACTACCTTTATGGATCTGCCCGAAACAAAAAGCATACAGGCGCTTTTTGAAAGGGCCAGGGGCGGCATAGCCTTTGGTGCCGATACCCGCTACCTGGTAGGCGAGCGTATGGAAGCCCTCGCCGGGCAACATCCGTTTGAAAGGCTTATGGGTTTTATAAGCATATTGCACGATCTGGAGCAGGCTGATGATTATAAAGTGCTTAATGCCGAAGGCTTTGCCATAGAAACCCATGTGCAGGACAACGACCGTATTAACATGGTGTTCAACTATGTAAAAGATAATTTCAGGGAAGCCATACCGCTGGAAGACGTTGCCGAAATAGCGAGTATGACCGTGCCCAGCTTTTGCCGCTACTTTAAAAAAATGACGCGTAAAACCTTTGTACACTTTGTAAATGAGTACCGCGTGGTGCATGCCTGCAAGTTGCTTGCAGAGCAGCCCATGAGTATTTCAGAAGTATGTTATGAAAGCGGTTTTAATAACTTTAGTCACTTTAATAAATCGTTTAAAGAAATAACCGGAAAAAGTGCATCACAATACAGGCACGAGCTTAAAGCACATATTGTGTAG